The stretch of DNA AGCTGTGGGAGTCCATGGAATCAGCGTTAGGGGTGGATGCCTTCGAGGTCTATGCTCCGGAAGGTTTTTTTTCAGACGCTGAACCCTATTCTCTTGAAGAACTGGCCCGAGGCGTCAAGCGTAGTCATCGGCTGCGTAAACGCCTATCCCTGGCACCTCGAGATGTCTCGCGTTACTTCATTTGGGCGGTTGTCCTGGGGACGATCTTCGGTGGCGCCGGGATCCTGATCTCGAATCACCTGGCAAAGTTGCGCCTGGCCGAACTCGAGAGCGAAGCGGCAGCCAATCGCTTGAAGAATGCTGGTGCAACAGCAGAAGAACTGGCTAGGACTCATCCCTGGGCACAAGAGTCCTTGCCGGGCGTCTTTGCGGATCGATGCACGAAAAGTCTGGGCGTACTTCCAGTGACGCTCGGCGGCTGGCCACTTTCTGAAGCTCACTGCTCAGCCAGCCAAGTCACCGCAACGTATGCCCGAACGCAAGGGCGGACTGTGAACGACATTATCCGAGCTGCCCAGGCATGGGATCGTGCATTGCGCATCTCAGTCGATAAATCGGGGGATCTGGTTACCATCGCCTGGGGTATGGCCATGCCAGCAGCTGGCGATGAAATTCTGCCTCTCATGCGTGGGCAGGAAGATAACTTCATGAGCCATTGGCAGCATCGGCTTATCAGTTTCACTCTTACGCCCGTCGCGTCGAGCTTTCCCTCTGGGTATATCGCACCCAAGACGTCTTCAGATGCGCGCCTCATGCATCCGAGCTGGAAGACGTTGAAGTGGGACATCAAGGAAATTGCGCGCAATCCCATAAACCTCATGGACGCGATGTCCATTCCTGGAGTTCGCGTCGAATCCGAATCGCTCTCATTCAGCGATACGGGCATGGTCAATTGGAGTATGTCGGGGAAACTTTATGGTCAGTGAACAATTTCAACGCAGGCTATGTCATCTGAGCCTGCGAGTGGGAATCCGCAGCGGGATCATTCGCAGGATTTTGGTCTATATCGTCATTCCGATGGCTGTGTGGATGCTCTTGTCCTGGTATCCGAAAGCTCAATCGGCGCCGTCGCCGGTCGTAGGCAAATTGGCGGTGCCGACGGCTAAGCCAGTCGTCGAGAAATCAAACGCCAGCCATCCCGCGCAAGAGGCGTCCAGACAAGATGAAACGCCCAAACCAGCAGTGACGGTAAGCGACTTGGATGCAGTCATGCAGCAGGAGATTCTCTACAAGGCCATGACGCAGCGGGCTCAACAGCGCGCCGCCTTGGCCAAGTATTCCGATGGGGATAACGCCAGTCTGATCACGCCGTCCCTACCCCGGGTGCTCTGGCGCAGAGCATCGACTGCTGGCTGGGTCGGAAAATTTTCCTTCGACGGTGGTACGACCGTCGTGGCCGGTCGCGGCGATATGCTGCCAGGTGGTTTCACGGTGTCCGAGATCAATGACAGAACCGTGCAAGTCACGCGCGACGGAAAGTCCTTCAACCTGCTTAGCGTCGATGTTCCGACATCGTCGCAGGCCGAAGATACACGTGCGGCGCAGCCAGGGGCGTCTCTGCCTATGAATCCCATGATGGGCATGACCCGCCAGACACCCACTCAACGACCGCTCAATACGAACCGTCGGTAAAGATCAAGCCGCTGTTACTCGGACGAAGGAATTTCCTCATGAATATGAAGATTGATCCCATACTGCTGGATCCAGCCGAGAGAACGATCGAGGTCCTATTGGAGGATCTACCCGAGATCAAGATTTCGAAACCTGAGGTCGAAAAGCAAGAAGTTTCTGTCCTACCTGGCGACAACGCCGAATCCTTGCCGGAACTGTTGGCCGACGACATGCCTGACCTTCCCAAGGGAAGTAAATCGGAGGAAGGCCGGCGCGGAGATAACATACCGGTGCTGATTCTTTCTGCGTTGGAAGGAACTGCGTACTACGCCCAACCGATCGTGCAGCACAAGGTCGCCTTGGCAGATAACGGTGTCCTGTATCTGACCGAAAACGCAGAGCAGGATGTCCTGGTGATGGACTACATCGCCAGGCTTGATCGGCGCAGAGAGCTTACCGACGGCAAAGAATCGCCCTACCAGATCAAGAAGACCGTTCCCTATACGGAAATTCAACGTCTCAATGCGCACGGATCCGGCAACGAAGAACTGAGCGTTGCTGAAATCGCTCGCCAGACGGCTGAAGAGGCGGAAGTGATCGCGATCATTCGCGAGGGCGCCAAGCTGGAAGCGAGCGATATCTTTTTTGAAATACCGACCAGAGGGTTCGCTCAGATCAAGTACCGCATTGCGGGAGATATCGAGCCGCGCTTTCGGATGAAACCTGAGCGCATGCGTCGTCTGATTCGTACTGTCTACGAGGCGATGTGCGAATCCAAAAGCGATCCGAACTACGATCCGCTACGTGATCAGACCGCGCGCATTGCGCGAACCTTTGTCGATGGGCTAGAGCTACATCAGTGCCGGGTTTCGACCGGACCAACAGATGAGGAAAAGCCCTTTCTGGCACTTCGTTTGCACTATGACATGGGCGAGCCCAAGACAATGGTCGATCTGGGCTTTACCCAAGATCATCAAGACATGCTCTATGACGTGGCGGGTTTTTCCTCCGGGATCAACCTCTTCACGGGTCCGACCGGGTGCGGCAAGACTACGACATTGGCCAACATCGTCGGGCATTGGCAGAAGTCCCATGACTACCGCTACATGATCCAGTGCCTGGAAGATCCGCCAGAAATTCCCATTCTAGGCGCGATCCAGAAGGCGATCTCCCGCAAGGGAGGTAGCCGTGAAGAGGAGGCACGTGCGTGGGTGGAGGGTTTCGAGACCTTGATGCGCTGGAATCCAAACTGGATCATTGCGGGCGAGTTGCGCTTGAGGGAAACCATGGATGTGGCGCTTAAATCGGCGCTGACCAATCATCTGACCTGGGGAAGCCTGCATGCGAGCTCAGCGACCTTGGCGCCCGTACGGCTCTGGGAATCCGGGATCGATATGAGCTACCTCTGCGATCCGGAGATATTTCGTATCTTCGTCAATCAAAGCCTGGCGCCGCAGCTCTGCCCGCATTGCTCCATTTCCTATTCGGATGGAGCGGATTCCTTACCGGCTTCCCTGCGTCGGCGCATCGAATCACTTTGCTTGCCTGACTCGGTGCGGCTGCGTGATCGTCATGGTTGCCAGCATTGCCACCGTGGCGCGCTGCGCAGGCGCACGATCTGCGCTGAAGTCATGCCCACTGAGGCAGCGGCCATGGATATCTTTCGCAAGAAAGGGGCCGTGGAATTGCGCAAATTCTGGGTGCATGAGCGCGGAGGAAAAACCAAGACTGCCCACCTGATCGAGAAGGTCAACTCCGGCTTGATCGATCCTGCCGACGCAGAGCGCCTGGTGTCCCCGTTGGATACGGACAAGGAACTGAGGATTTGACCAGGCACGGCTAAAGCCGGATCCGCCTACCACGCAGGGTTAGCTGCCGTCCCTGAGAGCCACTTCAGGCTTCAGGACCTCTTCAATTGATAGGAGGCTCCATGCCTTGGCCGAGCTTATTTCGGCGGTCTCGTCGCGCCCGTAGCACCAGTACGCGGCGGTCATCTTTTCGAATGTCTGCCAAGCGGCGAGCCTTCAAACGCCCGATGCGCCTGCATTTTTATCGCACG from Bordetella sp. FB-8 encodes:
- the pilO2 gene encoding type 4b pilus protein PilO2 codes for the protein MRLIPRQARSNARTVYKTVNGVTPFKIGRRLFVSGLDWQVLPNGGNYQAEARRIAKREREETGKPVEAVFVRRQPDVVQAGFVVRGARARRGMVPLAAVAADVLGPSFVAAFEVSPQMYAVTGAMHDVILPGSDKCLDKVQARAHFQKLWESMESALGVDAFEVYAPEGFFSDAEPYSLEELARGVKRSHRLRKRLSLAPRDVSRYFIWAVVLGTIFGGAGILISNHLAKLRLAELESEAAANRLKNAGATAEELARTHPWAQESLPGVFADRCTKSLGVLPVTLGGWPLSEAHCSASQVTATYARTQGRTVNDIIRAAQAWDRALRISVDKSGDLVTIAWGMAMPAAGDEILPLMRGQEDNFMSHWQHRLISFTLTPVASSFPSGYIAPKTSSDARLMHPSWKTLKWDIKEIARNPINLMDAMSIPGVRVESESLSFSDTGMVNWSMSGKLYGQ
- a CDS encoding ATPase, T2SS/T4P/T4SS family; translated protein: MNMKIDPILLDPAERTIEVLLEDLPEIKISKPEVEKQEVSVLPGDNAESLPELLADDMPDLPKGSKSEEGRRGDNIPVLILSALEGTAYYAQPIVQHKVALADNGVLYLTENAEQDVLVMDYIARLDRRRELTDGKESPYQIKKTVPYTEIQRLNAHGSGNEELSVAEIARQTAEEAEVIAIIREGAKLEASDIFFEIPTRGFAQIKYRIAGDIEPRFRMKPERMRRLIRTVYEAMCESKSDPNYDPLRDQTARIARTFVDGLELHQCRVSTGPTDEEKPFLALRLHYDMGEPKTMVDLGFTQDHQDMLYDVAGFSSGINLFTGPTGCGKTTTLANIVGHWQKSHDYRYMIQCLEDPPEIPILGAIQKAISRKGGSREEEARAWVEGFETLMRWNPNWIIAGELRLRETMDVALKSALTNHLTWGSLHASSATLAPVRLWESGIDMSYLCDPEIFRIFVNQSLAPQLCPHCSISYSDGADSLPASLRRRIESLCLPDSVRLRDRHGCQHCHRGALRRRTICAEVMPTEAAAMDIFRKKGAVELRKFWVHERGGKTKTAHLIEKVNSGLIDPADAERLVSPLDTDKELRI